In a genomic window of [Empedobacter] haloabium:
- a CDS encoding copper-binding protein, with product MKQLNNVILAAGVALSAVAFSPAYAQHDNHAQHAQHGEHAAASVELTDGEIKKVDKDGGKLTIKHGELKNLGMAAMTMVFRVQDAAMLDKVKVGDKVRFAADKVNGSTTVTHLEPAK from the coding sequence ATGAAACAGCTGAACAACGTAATCCTGGCCGCTGGCGTGGCACTCTCCGCAGTGGCCTTCTCGCCGGCTTACGCGCAACATGACAACCATGCGCAGCATGCCCAGCATGGAGAACACGCAGCGGCGTCCGTCGAACTGACCGATGGCGAAATCAAGAAGGTCGACAAGGACGGCGGAAAGCTCACCATCAAGCACGGCGAGCTGAAGAATCTCGGCATGGCCGCGATGACGATGGTGTTCCGTGTCCAGGACGCGGCCATGCTCGACAAGGTAAAAGTTGGCGACAAGGTTCGCTTCGCGGCCGACAAGGTCAACGGCAGCACGACGGTCACGCATCTCGAACCCGCGAAATGA
- a CDS encoding copper-binding protein codes for MKHSLNYLAAALIGAAALTTGPVAHAQQAAATALNAALTDGEIKKVDKDGGKVTIKHGDIKNLGMPGMTMVFRVQDPAMLDKVRDGDKVRFTAEKVNGALMVTTIEQAK; via the coding sequence ATGAAACACAGTCTCAACTACCTCGCTGCCGCCCTGATTGGCGCGGCGGCCCTGACCACCGGTCCTGTCGCCCATGCCCAGCAGGCCGCGGCAACCGCGCTGAATGCCGCGCTGACCGATGGCGAAATCAAGAAGGTCGACAAAGATGGCGGCAAGGTCACCATCAAGCATGGCGACATCAAGAACCTGGGCATGCCCGGCATGACGATGGTCTTCCGCGTTCAGGACCCGGCAATGCTGGACAAGGTACGGGATGGCGACAAGGTGCGCTTTACGGCCGAGAAGGTCAATGGTGCTTTGATGGTGACCACCATCGAACAAGCCAAGTAA
- a CDS encoding copper oxidase, which yields MISRRNFFMGAGAVAVGAAAVSKAGAATLPEAATASDARTQVPPPPANGRPFNPVVTLNGWSLPWRMNNGVKEFHLVAEPVVRELAPGMKANLWGYNGQSPGPTIEVVEGDRVRIFVTNKLPENTSVHWHGQRLPNGMDGVTGLTQPAIPPGKTFVYEFVAKRPGTFMYHPHADEMVQMAMGMMGFWVTHPKDHRQFAVDRDFVFLLSAYDIEPGSYVPRVNTMLDQNLWTFNSRVFPGIDSMPVRQGDRVRIRVGNLTMTNHPIHLHGHEFVVAGTDGGWTPPASRWPEVTTDIAVGQMRAIEFDATDLGDWAFHCHKSHHTMNAMGHDVPTMIGVDHKGIAEKINKIVPDYMVMGDKGGSMGGMEMPLPDNTLPMMTGEGPFGGVEMGGMFTVLKVRRDQKRGDYTDPGWFKHPAGTIAYEWTGALPEPARSRSAGGQLMPAKSRPNVELTVRKPTGHGEH from the coding sequence ATGATTTCACGTAGAAACTTCTTCATGGGCGCAGGCGCTGTGGCTGTCGGCGCCGCCGCCGTCAGCAAGGCCGGCGCCGCGACGCTGCCTGAAGCGGCGACCGCCAGCGACGCCAGGACCCAGGTACCGCCGCCGCCGGCGAACGGACGCCCGTTCAACCCGGTGGTGACGCTGAACGGCTGGTCGCTGCCATGGCGCATGAATAACGGTGTCAAGGAGTTCCACCTCGTCGCTGAACCCGTCGTACGCGAACTCGCGCCAGGCATGAAGGCGAACCTTTGGGGTTACAACGGCCAGTCGCCGGGGCCCACGATCGAAGTGGTCGAAGGCGACCGTGTGCGTATCTTCGTCACCAACAAGTTGCCCGAGAACACCAGCGTGCACTGGCACGGCCAACGCCTGCCGAACGGCATGGATGGCGTGACCGGTCTTACCCAGCCTGCCATCCCGCCGGGCAAGACGTTCGTGTACGAATTCGTGGCCAAGCGGCCGGGCACCTTCATGTATCACCCGCATGCGGACGAAATGGTGCAGATGGCGATGGGAATGATGGGCTTCTGGGTCACGCACCCGAAAGACCACCGCCAATTCGCCGTCGATCGCGACTTCGTGTTCCTGCTGTCTGCCTACGACATCGAACCTGGCAGCTACGTGCCGCGCGTGAACACGATGCTTGACCAGAACTTGTGGACATTCAACAGCCGCGTGTTCCCGGGGATCGACTCGATGCCGGTACGGCAAGGGGACCGCGTACGGATCCGCGTAGGCAACCTGACAATGACGAACCACCCGATCCACCTGCACGGCCACGAGTTCGTTGTCGCAGGTACCGATGGGGGCTGGACGCCGCCGGCGTCGCGCTGGCCCGAAGTGACCACCGACATCGCCGTGGGGCAGATGCGCGCGATCGAATTCGATGCGACTGACCTGGGCGACTGGGCTTTCCACTGCCACAAGTCGCATCACACGATGAATGCGATGGGGCACGACGTGCCGACGATGATCGGCGTCGACCACAAAGGTATCGCGGAGAAGATCAACAAGATTGTCCCCGACTACATGGTGATGGGCGATAAGGGCGGTTCGATGGGCGGCATGGAAATGCCGCTGCCCGATAACACACTGCCGATGATGACGGGTGAGGGCCCGTTCGGTGGCGTCGAGATGGGCGGCATGTTTACGGTGCTGAAGGTGCGCAGGGACCAGAAGCGCGGCGACTATACCGACCCAGGCTGGTTCAAGCACCCTGCCGGCACCATCGCCTATGAATGGACGGGTGCATTGCCGGAGCCTGCCCGCTCCAGGAGTGCCGGCGGCCAACTGATGCCTGCGAAGAGCCGGCCGAACGTCGAGCTGACGGTGCGCAAGCCGACCGGCCATGGCGAACACTGA
- a CDS encoding TolC family protein, with product MLLKNLPYAPRVLAVALAFAPLLAVAAQPGLTFEEALRLAGQASATNRAAQASVDASIQAAARAAQLPDPMLKLGIENLPVSGPDRWRTSADFMTMRRIGIEQQWISSDKRQARAARAGKAMDMEQAARSQNAATVREEAGKAWFAVLYAQRAAELYRQLAREMAEDLAGTEAAHRGAKANAVEVLQTRLTLVQARDDVSRAEQEQRSAAVRLSRWLRRPVDVVDDVVPALTVTVADVEPAGLERSRPSVLAARRAIALADADTAVATRERHPDWSFEAGFSQRGSQYGNMVSFGVTIPLPVNRAQRQDRDVAEKSAQGTRARLLYEDTVFDQQTQVQVLRAELDNLTGRIARLNGELLPAAKAQVELAIAAYRAASGPLAAIFQARRALLEKRLQINGLEQQAALTWAALELPALAPAAGNGEGATQ from the coding sequence ATGTTATTGAAAAATTTGCCGTATGCACCGCGGGTGCTTGCGGTTGCCCTGGCGTTCGCGCCACTCCTGGCCGTTGCCGCGCAGCCCGGTCTCACATTCGAAGAAGCGCTGCGCCTCGCCGGCCAAGCCTCGGCGACGAACCGCGCCGCGCAAGCGTCGGTCGATGCGAGCATCCAGGCGGCGGCGCGTGCCGCGCAGTTACCGGATCCCATGCTCAAGCTGGGAATCGAAAACCTGCCAGTGTCAGGTCCGGACCGCTGGCGCACGTCGGCCGACTTCATGACGATGCGTCGCATCGGCATCGAACAGCAGTGGATCTCATCCGACAAACGCCAGGCCAGGGCCGCCCGTGCGGGCAAGGCCATGGACATGGAGCAGGCGGCGCGCTCGCAGAACGCGGCAACGGTGCGCGAGGAAGCCGGCAAGGCGTGGTTCGCGGTGTTGTATGCGCAACGCGCGGCTGAACTGTACCGGCAATTGGCCCGCGAGATGGCCGAGGATCTGGCCGGCACCGAAGCTGCTCACCGGGGTGCGAAGGCGAACGCTGTCGAGGTATTGCAGACCCGCCTGACACTGGTCCAGGCCCGCGACGATGTGTCCAGGGCCGAGCAGGAGCAGCGCTCCGCGGCCGTGCGGCTGTCCCGCTGGCTGCGCAGGCCGGTCGATGTCGTTGACGACGTGGTGCCAGCGTTGACGGTCACGGTGGCCGATGTCGAGCCGGCAGGGCTGGAACGCTCCCGGCCATCCGTCCTGGCAGCCCGTCGTGCGATTGCCCTGGCCGACGCCGACACCGCCGTGGCCACGCGCGAGCGTCATCCGGACTGGTCCTTCGAAGCGGGCTTCAGCCAGCGCGGCAGCCAGTACGGCAACATGGTTTCGTTTGGCGTCACGATCCCGCTGCCCGTGAACCGCGCGCAGCGGCAGGACCGCGACGTGGCGGAGAAGTCGGCGCAGGGAACGCGGGCCCGGCTGCTGTACGAAGACACCGTTTTTGACCAGCAGACGCAGGTCCAGGTCCTGCGGGCGGAGCTAGACAACCTGACCGGGCGGATCGCTCGCCTGAACGGCGAGCTGCTGCCCGCGGCGAAGGCGCAGGTCGAGCTGGCCATTGCCGCTTACCGCGCCGCCAGTGGCCCCCTCGCCGCCATTTTCCAGGCGCGCCGCGCGCTGCTGGAGAAGCGGCTGCAGATCAATGGTCTCGAGCAGCAGGCCGCGTTGACCTGGGCTGCGTTGGAACTTCCCGCGCTCGCACCTGCTGCAGGCAACGGTGAAGGAGCGACGCAATGA
- a CDS encoding integrase domain-containing protein has product MPNNSNWKAQLQTILSLHNSYHAFRSKLVSHSTMAARAKGLFRAFKTLRELGFQPAPQNLCGTHIEILMQYWTADPALGARLAASQPKVPLRTRALSAAYIQQQLSFLRVFASWIGKPGLVLDAERYVAKPEKVRRHYAARHEHGWTGNGIDVEASIQKVAQLDEYVAAQLRMMMAFGLRRKEAIMFRPHASEVPSYALPATCAAIDRYVSFLRVKRGTKGGRLRYVAIRTEAQRGALAYAQQIARYPTSHLGRPGLTLKQSLDRFSNVVRVAGLTKTVQGVTPHGLRHEFAGDLYFDVSLHHAPVRGGDLCYDRDVIELAYAEVAHQLGHTRSQISSAYLGSAVPDACACEVPGATKSPAAPHI; this is encoded by the coding sequence ATGCCCAACAACAGCAACTGGAAAGCACAACTGCAAACGATACTGTCCTTGCACAACAGTTACCACGCGTTTCGAAGCAAACTGGTTTCGCACAGTACTATGGCCGCGCGCGCCAAAGGACTGTTCCGCGCGTTCAAAACGCTTCGCGAGCTGGGGTTCCAGCCAGCGCCGCAAAACCTTTGCGGTACACACATCGAAATTTTGATGCAGTACTGGACCGCCGACCCTGCCCTCGGCGCACGTCTCGCTGCCAGCCAGCCTAAGGTGCCTCTGCGTACCCGCGCTCTAAGCGCCGCTTACATTCAGCAGCAGCTCTCCTTTCTTCGTGTATTCGCCAGCTGGATCGGCAAGCCCGGACTCGTGCTTGACGCGGAACGCTACGTGGCGAAGCCCGAAAAGGTCAGGCGACACTACGCTGCTCGGCACGAGCATGGCTGGACTGGGAACGGCATCGATGTCGAGGCATCGATTCAAAAGGTCGCGCAGCTCGACGAATATGTCGCAGCACAGCTGCGTATGATGATGGCGTTTGGCCTCCGACGAAAGGAGGCGATCATGTTTCGGCCGCACGCGTCGGAAGTCCCGTCATATGCCCTGCCGGCTACTTGCGCTGCAATCGACCGGTATGTCAGCTTCCTGCGCGTGAAGCGCGGCACCAAGGGCGGCAGATTGCGTTATGTCGCTATCCGCACAGAGGCGCAGCGCGGAGCACTAGCATATGCACAGCAGATCGCTCGTTATCCAACATCGCACCTTGGCCGTCCTGGCCTTACATTGAAACAGTCGCTGGACCGCTTTTCCAATGTGGTGCGAGTTGCTGGCCTCACAAAGACTGTGCAAGGCGTAACTCCACATGGACTGCGGCATGAGTTTGCCGGCGATCTCTACTTCGATGTCTCCCTTCATCACGCGCCCGTACGCGGGGGTGACCTGTGTTATGACCGTGACGTAATTGAGCTTGCATATGCTGAAGTAGCTCACCAACTTGGACACACTCGATCACAAATTAGCAGTGCGTACTTGGGTTCGGCGGTCCCGGATGCTTGTGCATGTGAAGTTCCAGGAGCTACTAAATCACCTGCCGCGCCGCACATCTGA
- a CDS encoding heavy metal translocating P-type ATPase yields the protein MHSSEGQQHDHRHHDHHHGGAHGTAARPDEQAKPFTDPVCGMKVGPDPDREIVHQGHAYHFCSSRCMQKFRAAPASYVKEQQSGEANSVPAPASAGTVYTCPMHPEIRAAQPGNCPICGMALEPLMPTTDDEENPELADFRRRFWWTLPLTAVVFVLAMFGHVMFPQGLPYQSLIELALSAPVVLWAGWPFLQRWWQSLVRVSPNMWTLIGSGVLAAFGYSVVATLAPQLFPPAFAAHGRVGVYFEAAAVIVSLTLLGQILELRARSQTSAAIKSLLGLAPKTARRINADGSEEDVPLTHVHIGDALRVRPGEKVPVDGVVAEGDSSVDESMLTGEPIPVSKRSGDRLIGATVNTSGSLVMRAEKIGSETMLSQIVQMVAQAQRSRAPMQRLADSVAGYFVVVVVMIAVLTLLGWGVLGPESGWVFGFVNAVAVLIIACPCALGLATPMSIMAATGQAATKGVLFRDAAAIEALRKVDVLIVDKTGTLTEGKPAFSTIVAAVGFTDQEVLRIAASIDQGSEHPLAHAIVAEARAREIALSKPEAFESASGIGVRGNVDGLRIALGNTALMEAERIDWRPLADRAERLRGEGASVMYLAVGGRLAGLVAVSDPIKATTPEALAELRSEGLDVIMATGDGGTTAKSVAGQLGIDEYHGEVKPADKLALVVKLQRKGKVVAMAGDGINDAPALAKANVGIAMGTGTDVAINSAHVALVKGDLRGIAQARAISVATVRNMWQNLAFAFVYNAAGIPLAAGLLYPLTGQLLSPMIAALAMSLSSVSVIANALRLRSKVGHATSSG from the coding sequence ATGCACAGCAGCGAGGGACAGCAGCACGACCACCGTCACCACGATCACCACCATGGCGGGGCACATGGGACCGCAGCGCGACCCGATGAGCAGGCGAAGCCGTTCACCGATCCAGTATGTGGCATGAAGGTCGGACCGGACCCTGATCGTGAAATCGTCCACCAAGGCCACGCCTACCACTTCTGCAGCAGCCGCTGCATGCAAAAATTCAGGGCCGCGCCCGCCAGTTACGTCAAAGAACAGCAATCAGGGGAGGCGAATTCCGTACCCGCGCCAGCTTCCGCCGGTACGGTTTATACCTGCCCGATGCACCCCGAGATACGGGCCGCGCAGCCTGGCAACTGCCCGATCTGCGGCATGGCGCTTGAGCCGCTCATGCCAACGACGGATGACGAGGAGAACCCTGAGCTGGCTGATTTTCGCCGCCGTTTCTGGTGGACTTTGCCACTGACGGCCGTCGTGTTCGTGCTGGCGATGTTCGGCCACGTGATGTTTCCACAGGGGCTGCCGTACCAAAGCCTGATCGAACTGGCGCTCAGTGCGCCGGTCGTGCTGTGGGCGGGCTGGCCGTTCTTGCAGCGCTGGTGGCAGTCACTGGTGCGCGTGAGCCCGAATATGTGGACGCTGATCGGCTCCGGAGTCCTGGCGGCATTCGGTTACAGCGTGGTGGCCACGCTGGCCCCGCAGCTGTTTCCTCCGGCGTTTGCCGCCCATGGCAGGGTGGGAGTGTATTTCGAAGCCGCCGCGGTGATCGTGTCGCTGACGCTCCTTGGGCAGATCCTGGAACTGCGCGCCCGCTCGCAGACCTCGGCTGCCATCAAATCGCTGCTCGGGTTGGCACCCAAGACGGCGCGCCGCATCAACGCCGACGGTAGCGAAGAAGATGTGCCGCTTACTCATGTCCATATCGGTGACGCTCTGCGCGTTCGGCCAGGCGAGAAGGTGCCTGTCGATGGTGTCGTAGCCGAAGGCGACAGTTCGGTGGACGAATCGATGCTGACGGGCGAGCCGATCCCGGTGTCGAAGCGCTCCGGCGACCGGCTGATCGGGGCGACGGTCAACACTAGTGGCAGCCTCGTGATGCGGGCGGAAAAAATTGGCAGCGAAACGATGCTGTCGCAAATCGTCCAGATGGTCGCGCAGGCGCAACGTTCGCGTGCTCCGATGCAGCGCCTGGCCGACAGCGTCGCTGGCTACTTTGTCGTCGTCGTGGTCATGATCGCGGTGTTGACGCTGTTGGGCTGGGGAGTTCTTGGGCCGGAATCCGGCTGGGTGTTCGGTTTCGTCAATGCGGTGGCGGTCCTCATCATAGCGTGTCCCTGTGCCCTGGGGCTCGCCACGCCGATGTCGATCATGGCGGCGACCGGTCAGGCGGCCACGAAGGGCGTGCTGTTCCGCGACGCAGCGGCCATCGAAGCGCTGCGCAAAGTCGACGTGCTGATCGTCGACAAAACGGGAACGCTTACTGAAGGCAAGCCGGCGTTCAGCACAATCGTCGCCGCCGTTGGGTTCACCGACCAGGAGGTGCTGAGGATAGCGGCCAGCATCGACCAGGGCAGCGAGCATCCGCTGGCCCACGCCATCGTGGCCGAGGCGCGGGCGCGCGAGATCGCGCTATCCAAGCCCGAAGCATTCGAATCGGCAAGCGGGATCGGGGTGCGTGGTAATGTCGACGGTTTGAGAATCGCTCTGGGCAATACGGCGCTGATGGAGGCCGAGAGGATCGACTGGCGTCCTTTAGCCGACCGCGCGGAGCGGCTGCGCGGGGAGGGCGCGAGCGTGATGTACCTGGCCGTGGGAGGAAGGCTGGCCGGTCTCGTCGCCGTCTCGGACCCCATCAAGGCCACCACGCCGGAGGCGCTTGCCGAACTTCGCAGCGAAGGTCTGGATGTCATCATGGCGACCGGAGATGGGGGCACGACGGCGAAGTCCGTGGCCGGCCAGCTCGGCATCGATGAGTATCACGGCGAGGTGAAGCCAGCCGATAAGCTGGCGCTCGTCGTGAAGCTGCAACGGAAGGGCAAAGTGGTGGCCATGGCCGGCGACGGCATCAACGACGCGCCGGCGCTGGCCAAGGCGAACGTTGGCATCGCGATGGGAACGGGCACGGATGTGGCAATCAACAGCGCCCACGTTGCCCTCGTCAAGGGCGACCTGCGTGGTATCGCGCAGGCACGCGCCATCTCGGTCGCGACGGTACGCAACATGTGGCAGAACCTGGCATTTGCGTTTGTCTACAATGCCGCTGGCATCCCGCTGGCGGCAGGGCTATTGTATCCGCTGACTGGGCAGTTACTCTCGCCGATGATTGCCGCGCTGGCGATGAGTTTAAGTTCGGTGTCCGTTATCGCCAACGCGTTGCGGCTTCGATCCAAGGTCGGCCACGCAACATCGAGTGGTTGA
- a CDS encoding TolC family protein produces the protein MRSFIYPLPGRLAVALGAVVLTGCATFTPDGGLNDVSRLTQERIGQPVTLAKPQARQSEAAAAQVQSLLAQPLTAESAVQLALLNSPALKASLAELGISEAEWVQAGRLRNPGFSFGRVRGGDETEIERSVTFDVIGLLTMPVRQRIERRRFEQAKLLTAAQAVQLASETRRAYFTAVAAAQSAAFADQVRIAAEASSELADRMSKVGNWSKLDQARERAFYADAVTELARARHEATAAREQLTRLMGLWGAKQGYRLPDRLPDLPALATTMQDAEARALSQRLDVLAARRDAEATASALGLTKATRFVNVFDVAYANTSKSGSPRENGYEVSLELPLFDWGTAARARAEAVYMQSVQRTADTAVKARSQVREAYSAYHTAYDIARHYRDEVVPLRKKISDEVLLRYNGMLASTFELLADAREQLASVNGAIAAQRDFWIAESQLQSAMNGGGITQ, from the coding sequence ATGCGCTCATTCATCTATCCTTTACCGGGCCGTCTGGCGGTCGCGCTAGGCGCGGTCGTGCTCACCGGCTGTGCCACCTTCACGCCGGATGGCGGTTTGAACGATGTGTCGCGCCTTACCCAGGAGCGCATCGGGCAGCCCGTCACTCTCGCCAAGCCTCAGGCCCGGCAATCCGAAGCCGCGGCGGCGCAAGTGCAGTCGTTGCTCGCGCAGCCGTTGACGGCGGAATCGGCCGTCCAGCTCGCCTTGCTGAACAGCCCGGCATTAAAGGCCTCGCTCGCCGAGCTGGGCATATCCGAAGCCGAGTGGGTGCAGGCTGGGCGGTTGCGCAATCCCGGCTTCTCGTTCGGCCGCGTGCGTGGCGGCGATGAGACAGAGATCGAGCGCAGCGTGACGTTCGACGTCATCGGCCTGCTCACCATGCCGGTCCGGCAGCGCATTGAGCGGCGTCGGTTCGAGCAGGCCAAGCTGCTGACAGCGGCGCAGGCAGTGCAGCTGGCGTCCGAGACGCGCCGTGCCTATTTCACGGCCGTGGCTGCCGCGCAAAGTGCCGCATTTGCCGACCAGGTGCGTATCGCCGCCGAGGCGTCGTCGGAACTGGCCGACCGCATGAGCAAGGTGGGTAACTGGAGCAAGCTCGACCAGGCACGCGAGCGGGCTTTCTATGCGGACGCGGTCACCGAGCTGGCCCGGGCCCGTCATGAAGCGACCGCCGCGCGCGAGCAGTTGACCCGCCTCATGGGTCTGTGGGGAGCGAAGCAGGGCTACCGCCTGCCGGATCGCCTGCCCGACCTGCCCGCCCTGGCAACGACGATGCAGGATGCCGAGGCACGTGCCTTGTCGCAGCGGCTCGATGTGCTGGCAGCCCGTCGCGATGCCGAGGCGACCGCCAGCGCGCTTGGGCTGACGAAGGCCACGCGCTTCGTTAACGTGTTCGACGTGGCGTACGCCAACACGAGCAAGTCCGGCTCGCCGCGTGAAAATGGCTACGAGGTGTCGCTCGAACTGCCGCTGTTCGACTGGGGCACGGCTGCACGTGCGCGGGCCGAAGCCGTGTACATGCAGTCCGTGCAACGCACCGCCGACACGGCAGTCAAGGCGCGGTCACAGGTGCGCGAGGCCTATTCGGCTTACCACACGGCCTATGACATCGCCCGGCATTATCGCGATGAAGTGGTCCCACTGCGCAAGAAAATCTCCGACGAGGTGCTGCTGCGCTACAACGGCATGCTGGCCAGCACCTTCGAACTGCTGGCGGACGCGCGCGAACAACTAGCCAGCGTTAACGGTGCGATCGCCGCACAGCGCGATTTCTGGATCGCCGAGAGCCAGCTCCAGTCCGCCATGAATGGCGGCGGTATCACTCAGTAA
- a CDS encoding CopD family protein: MDAVALLQVGSAALLNLGFTWLVGTWFVRRWLPVSSVTGDWLIGLRRHDTAAIVLTIVASTAALWAATAVMAGVPLADAGGMFWTMLITSAHGHAGCIAIAVMFLLLGVRGVGKGSRATEGLALLLLVAFAATRASMGHAGEEGWWTGPHVAETMHLFAIAVWTGAVIVSAGYALRPLRVQALESAATDHYLDHMSQAAMVAVIAIVATGIYSAWHRVGSSEHLLHTQYGYTLLAKVGLVLGAIALGGYNKFIGLPAAARSAAGIAVVRRVLQIEAVLLLGALAAAAYLTVQQPPAAM; the protein is encoded by the coding sequence TTGGACGCGGTCGCGCTGCTGCAGGTCGGATCGGCCGCGCTGCTCAACCTGGGATTTACTTGGCTGGTGGGGACCTGGTTCGTACGACGTTGGCTACCTGTGAGCAGCGTGACCGGCGATTGGTTGATCGGCCTGCGCCGCCACGACACCGCGGCGATCGTGCTGACGATCGTCGCCAGTACCGCGGCGCTGTGGGCCGCGACGGCCGTGATGGCTGGCGTTCCGCTGGCTGACGCCGGCGGCATGTTCTGGACGATGCTGATCACGTCCGCCCATGGCCATGCGGGCTGCATCGCGATCGCCGTCATGTTCCTGCTGCTGGGTGTTCGCGGCGTTGGCAAAGGCAGCCGGGCTACCGAAGGGCTCGCGCTCCTGTTGCTGGTCGCCTTTGCCGCCACGCGCGCGTCGATGGGGCATGCGGGGGAGGAGGGCTGGTGGACAGGCCCGCATGTGGCAGAAACCATGCACCTGTTCGCCATTGCCGTGTGGACCGGCGCCGTGATCGTCTCGGCCGGGTACGCGTTGCGACCGTTGCGCGTGCAAGCATTGGAGAGTGCCGCGACGGATCATTACCTCGACCACATGTCGCAAGCTGCGATGGTTGCCGTGATCGCGATTGTCGCGACAGGCATCTACAGCGCCTGGCATCGGGTCGGCAGTTCCGAGCACTTGCTGCACACCCAATACGGCTACACGCTGCTGGCAAAGGTCGGACTCGTGCTGGGAGCGATCGCCCTGGGTGGCTATAACAAGTTCATCGGCTTGCCGGCGGCGGCGAGATCAGCGGCTGGCATCGCCGTGGTACGCCGCGTGCTGCAAATCGAAGCGGTACTACTGCTGGGAGCTTTGGCGGCCGCCGCGTATTTGACGGTGCAACAACCCCCGGCAGCCATGTAA
- the copC gene encoding copper homeostasis periplasmic binding protein CopC, giving the protein MKAISNVMAAAAVVAAALASPLAAAHATLKSSDPQAGATVAAAPKQVALTFNEKIEEAFSSITLTDAAGNVAATGKAKVDTANPAIVRVDAPALQSGTYTVKWAVAGHDGHRRTGNFTFTVK; this is encoded by the coding sequence ATGAAAGCAATCTCCAATGTAATGGCGGCCGCCGCCGTAGTGGCCGCTGCTCTGGCAAGTCCGCTCGCGGCCGCGCATGCCACGCTCAAGAGTTCCGATCCGCAAGCGGGTGCCACCGTTGCCGCGGCGCCGAAGCAAGTTGCCTTGACGTTCAACGAGAAGATCGAGGAAGCGTTTTCCAGCATTACCTTGACCGATGCCGCAGGCAACGTGGCCGCTACCGGCAAGGCAAAAGTCGACACCGCAAACCCGGCCATCGTGCGCGTGGACGCTCCGGCGCTGCAGAGTGGAACTTATACGGTGAAATGGGCCGTTGCCGGGCATGATGGGCACCGCCGCACGGGCAACTTCACGTTCACGGTGAAATAA